The Methyloferula stellata AR4 genome includes a window with the following:
- a CDS encoding lysozyme inhibitor LprI family protein, giving the protein MKARRILAFAFTAGACFSAAVPACAATPPINCKKASTTIEKTICESPEFVAMDREIAALYDRGLAEFSGDDRHGLAQSQLAFIKQRSGCGWASHHSAHPGPAINECIRDKMETRLHALRNRVDRGGVTGR; this is encoded by the coding sequence ATGAAAGCTAGAAGGATTCTTGCATTCGCTTTCACGGCTGGGGCGTGTTTTTCGGCGGCGGTGCCCGCGTGTGCCGCGACACCGCCCATCAATTGCAAAAAAGCGTCGACGACGATCGAAAAGACGATCTGCGAGTCGCCCGAATTCGTCGCCATGGACCGTGAGATCGCCGCGCTCTACGATCGCGGACTGGCAGAATTTTCAGGCGATGACCGCCATGGGCTCGCGCAAAGCCAGCTCGCCTTTATAAAACAACGCAGCGGCTGCGGCTGGGCCTCGCATCATAGTGCGCATCCGGGCCCTGCCATCAATGAATGCATTCGCGACAAAATGGAGACCCGGTTGCACGCCTTGCGTAATCGCGTCGACCGCGGCGGCGTCACCGGCCGATAA
- a CDS encoding glycosyltransferase family 2 protein: MVMTHSGFPIVGLSAARDVEQDEKSYSALCDEPWLRLDFESPVPHGCWIELQYATGFFDPLARPVLRCFSRDAYHDEILPGALFGRAIWIGYIPKDTREIWISPTNRAGPFSFAIDHFATLSQAQMLWRALRQNARHCLLGIGAELIGLRHFAKVEFKKALSAQSFATYNEWRERRTRQLDLDQFDVPRTDWTRGPHVRFLGFPDGASAADVTRLLSELDTQSYPNWSIAIVAPSKDFAFSARQDAGLSTKLAIISPDRLGADLLHGLSDDDFIAPIAMSDSIPAYSLPVFVEMGSRHSKTDIFYGDEEFVGKDGRHFAPQLRPDWSAAVGMGLTGTATFFRVCFLKERMPSAIEWLRPAENLSGETRLKAEVAHIRRVMRSRRGAPPAYAHAPHTEKSGRVSIASGFSPRATLIIPTKDRFDLLSTCVESLRRKTCLDGIEIIVVDNGTEQSQARRLLDQLAHEPHFRVISRPGAFNFASFCNDAAAEALAPVLMFLNNDTEIIDETWLEPLLHWAQRPGVGAVGAKLLYPNGRVQHAGVVLGMGGRAGHFERTLPKDDPGYLGRLRVPHEVSSVTAACLAVEKRKFDAVSGFDAVNLPVELNDIDLCLRLAEHGWATVFVPESVLIHRESASRGIVLHPDKTYGREHMYFRTRWIHRLRDDRFFHPALSLHAIYPALE, from the coding sequence ATGGTCATGACGCATAGCGGCTTTCCAATTGTAGGGTTGAGCGCCGCCCGGGATGTCGAGCAGGATGAAAAATCATATTCGGCCCTCTGCGATGAACCCTGGCTGCGTCTCGACTTTGAGTCTCCCGTGCCGCACGGCTGCTGGATCGAACTCCAATACGCGACGGGTTTCTTCGATCCCTTGGCCCGGCCGGTGCTGCGATGTTTTTCGAGAGATGCCTACCACGATGAAATTCTGCCCGGCGCCTTATTCGGCCGGGCCATTTGGATCGGATATATCCCGAAAGACACGCGCGAGATTTGGATATCGCCGACCAATCGCGCGGGTCCCTTCAGCTTTGCGATCGATCATTTTGCCACGCTCTCACAGGCCCAGATGCTCTGGCGTGCGCTCCGGCAAAATGCCCGCCATTGCCTGCTCGGCATCGGCGCCGAACTCATTGGGCTTCGCCATTTTGCAAAAGTGGAATTTAAGAAGGCGCTCTCGGCACAAAGTTTCGCAACTTACAATGAATGGCGCGAACGGAGAACGAGGCAACTCGACCTCGATCAATTCGATGTTCCAAGAACGGATTGGACCCGCGGGCCGCATGTCAGGTTTCTCGGCTTTCCAGACGGCGCAAGCGCTGCGGACGTAACACGCCTTCTGTCGGAACTTGATACTCAATCCTATCCGAACTGGTCGATTGCTATTGTCGCGCCATCGAAGGACTTCGCATTTTCCGCGCGGCAAGACGCCGGCTTGAGCACGAAGCTTGCGATCATTTCGCCGGATCGGCTTGGCGCGGACTTGCTCCACGGTCTGTCGGACGATGATTTCATAGCGCCCATTGCGATGTCTGATTCAATTCCGGCCTATTCACTTCCCGTCTTTGTCGAAATGGGCAGCCGCCATTCGAAGACGGATATTTTCTACGGAGATGAGGAGTTCGTCGGCAAAGACGGCCGCCATTTCGCTCCGCAGCTCAGACCGGATTGGAGCGCCGCCGTCGGCATGGGTCTCACCGGCACGGCGACGTTTTTTCGTGTCTGCTTTCTGAAAGAGCGTATGCCAAGCGCGATCGAATGGCTGCGGCCGGCTGAAAACCTGTCCGGCGAGACGCGGTTAAAGGCCGAGGTCGCACACATCAGGCGGGTCATGCGATCCCGGCGTGGCGCACCCCCGGCTTACGCCCATGCGCCACACACCGAAAAAAGCGGGCGTGTGAGCATCGCTTCGGGGTTCTCTCCGCGCGCGACCCTCATCATTCCGACAAAGGACAGATTCGATCTTCTCAGCACCTGTGTCGAAAGCCTTCGGAGGAAGACATGCCTGGACGGTATCGAGATCATCGTCGTCGATAATGGAACCGAACAAAGCCAAGCGCGCCGTCTGCTCGACCAATTGGCGCATGAGCCGCACTTCCGCGTGATATCGCGTCCGGGGGCATTCAATTTCGCCAGTTTTTGCAATGATGCGGCGGCAGAAGCCCTCGCGCCGGTGCTCATGTTTCTGAACAACGATACGGAAATCATCGACGAGACGTGGCTCGAGCCATTGCTTCACTGGGCGCAGCGGCCGGGCGTCGGCGCCGTTGGTGCAAAATTGCTCTATCCAAACGGGCGCGTGCAACATGCGGGCGTCGTGCTCGGCATGGGTGGCCGCGCCGGTCACTTTGAAAGAACCTTGCCAAAAGACGACCCAGGCTATCTCGGGCGATTGCGTGTGCCGCATGAGGTTTCGTCGGTCACCGCTGCCTGCCTCGCCGTGGAGAAGCGCAAGTTCGATGCGGTGAGCGGTTTCGACGCCGTGAATTTGCCGGTCGAGCTCAACGATATAGACCTCTGCTTGCGGTTGGCGGAACACGGATGGGCGACTGTCTTCGTTCCGGAGTCGGTGCTCATCCACAGGGAATCCGCGTCGCGCGGCATCGTCCTGCATCCAGACAAGACGTATGGCCGGGAACATATGTATTTTCGCACGAGGTGGATTCATCGCCTCCGCGATGATCGCTTTTTTCACCCTGCTCTCTCATTGCACGCGATCTATCCTGCGTTAGAGTGA
- a CDS encoding class I SAM-dependent methyltransferase has product MSLTRLMTRGLRKAADVIDRTMDGKATRNGDDHGAVLDEYATGMPSAQNAVDALPGWNHALPDHVGAMAGIGAFYNDPRIIWAIEQFGSVEGRKILELGPLEAAHTYLLERSGAGTIHSIEANKLSFLRCLVVKELLCLEHAKFFLGDFTDWLDQRQDHYDFIIASGVLYHMQDPVRLLELIAQKTDAFYLWTHYANDDAMPVGDPRRQAFVGPAQTQERHGMKVRFHKRSYHGAWRNKAFCGGMHDLHCWMEKDDILSIIKALGFADIRIAHDEPAHPNGPSFSVFARRTVG; this is encoded by the coding sequence TTGTCACTGACACGGCTCATGACCCGCGGGCTGCGCAAGGCTGCCGACGTGATCGACCGAACGATGGATGGAAAAGCGACCCGCAACGGCGACGATCATGGCGCCGTGCTCGACGAATATGCGACCGGCATGCCGAGCGCACAAAATGCCGTCGACGCCCTCCCCGGCTGGAACCATGCGCTTCCCGATCACGTCGGCGCGATGGCCGGAATTGGCGCTTTCTACAATGATCCAAGGATCATCTGGGCGATCGAGCAGTTCGGCTCGGTCGAGGGGCGCAAGATCCTCGAACTCGGACCGCTCGAAGCCGCGCATACCTATCTCCTCGAGCGCAGCGGCGCCGGCACCATCCATTCGATCGAAGCGAACAAGCTCTCGTTCTTGCGCTGCCTTGTCGTCAAGGAGCTTCTTTGTCTCGAACATGCGAAGTTTTTTCTAGGCGACTTCACCGATTGGCTGGACCAGAGGCAAGACCATTACGACTTCATCATTGCGTCTGGAGTTCTCTATCATATGCAGGATCCCGTGCGCCTGCTGGAACTGATCGCGCAAAAGACCGATGCCTTCTATCTTTGGACGCATTATGCGAACGACGATGCCATGCCGGTCGGCGACCCAAGGCGGCAAGCTTTTGTCGGCCCTGCCCAGACGCAGGAGCGGCACGGTATGAAGGTCCGCTTTCACAAGCGCAGCTACCATGGGGCTTGGCGCAACAAGGCGTTCTGCGGCGGGATGCATGATCTTCATTGCTGGATGGAGAAGGACGACATCTTGTCTATCATAAAAGCGCTCGGATTTGCCGATATACGAATAGCGCATGACGAACCCGCTCATCCAAACGGACCTTCATTTTCGGTTTTCGCACGCCGGACCGTTGGATGA
- a CDS encoding glycosyltransferase family 2 protein yields the protein MISFVVPIFNTKQKHLDDLLASFLSQPSELCELILSDDGSTSPETRAWLDKIAATPGLTTVRSAENHGIAAATNQGIARAAGAWVGLLDHDDALAPFAVLQIAKALGSAPECQFLYTDEIIANGRLRPVDYFLKPAWDEVLLSGVNYINHLSLYRRSRVLKIGGLRDGFQGSQDYDLLLRYTAGLRASEILHLPYPAYLWRRHGGSFSTKHLESATANARRAIGEAYATDARPAQVGPALAADLHRLRFDLERTEWPLVSVIIPNRDALLLVSKLLEGLTAKTDYPALEIIVVDNGSKSPEVLALYENYRRSGIEFTASIKEEHFNFSSSVNRGIGLAKGDLILLLNNDIEILHGNWLKEMVSCLDYPGTGIVGAKLLYPNGTLQHAGVIAGLGGLAGHWFIGRNESFPGPMGRLRVRQSLSAVTAACMLITRSCIERVGLFDETTFGIAYNDVDYCLRAITQGFRVVWTPFATLLHHESASRGSDEAPDKIARFRKDQQSLRTRHRTDIFEDRAFNPWYSKHHSEPKPVFLKQLPGAR from the coding sequence TTGATTTCATTCGTGGTGCCCATCTTCAACACGAAGCAAAAACATCTCGACGATTTATTGGCCTCCTTTTTGAGCCAGCCCAGCGAACTCTGCGAACTCATCCTGAGCGATGACGGTTCAACCTCACCCGAAACGCGTGCTTGGTTGGATAAGATTGCCGCTACGCCGGGCTTGACGACCGTGAGGAGCGCGGAAAATCACGGCATAGCCGCAGCGACCAATCAGGGGATTGCCCGCGCTGCCGGAGCCTGGGTTGGGCTTCTCGATCATGATGACGCCTTGGCGCCATTCGCGGTTTTGCAGATCGCCAAGGCCCTTGGCAGCGCGCCCGAATGCCAGTTTCTTTATACCGACGAGATCATCGCCAATGGCCGTCTCAGGCCCGTCGACTATTTCCTGAAGCCTGCCTGGGACGAGGTGCTGCTATCTGGTGTCAATTATATCAATCACCTTTCTCTCTATCGCCGGAGCCGCGTTTTGAAAATCGGCGGCCTGCGCGACGGATTTCAAGGATCGCAAGATTACGATCTTCTTCTCCGCTACACGGCCGGGCTGCGCGCCAGCGAGATTCTGCATTTGCCCTATCCCGCCTATCTCTGGCGCCGGCACGGCGGCAGTTTCTCGACGAAACATTTGGAGAGTGCGACGGCAAATGCGCGCCGCGCCATTGGAGAAGCTTATGCAACAGACGCGCGGCCCGCGCAGGTTGGCCCTGCCCTCGCGGCCGATCTCCATCGCCTGCGATTTGACTTGGAGCGCACCGAATGGCCGCTCGTTTCGGTCATCATCCCCAATCGCGACGCCTTGCTACTCGTCTCCAAGCTTCTTGAGGGCTTGACGGCGAAGACCGACTATCCAGCCTTGGAGATCATTGTCGTCGACAATGGCTCGAAAAGCCCCGAAGTCTTGGCGCTTTATGAGAACTATCGCCGCAGCGGAATTGAATTTACGGCGTCGATCAAGGAAGAGCACTTCAATTTTTCCAGCTCGGTCAATCGCGGCATCGGATTGGCAAAGGGCGATCTGATCCTGCTTCTGAACAATGACATCGAGATCCTGCATGGCAATTGGCTCAAGGAAATGGTCTCTTGCCTCGATTATCCCGGAACCGGAATCGTAGGCGCTAAATTGCTCTATCCCAATGGAACGCTCCAGCATGCCGGCGTCATCGCCGGGCTGGGCGGCCTTGCGGGACATTGGTTCATCGGGCGCAACGAGAGTTTCCCGGGGCCGATGGGCCGCCTGCGGGTTCGCCAATCCCTGTCGGCGGTAACCGCGGCGTGCATGCTCATCACCCGTTCATGCATCGAACGAGTCGGGCTCTTCGACGAGACGACTTTCGGAATCGCCTATAATGATGTGGATTATTGCCTGCGCGCCATAACGCAAGGATTTCGGGTTGTCTGGACGCCTTTCGCGACGCTTCTTCATCACGAATCCGCATCGCGCGGCAGCGACGAAGCCCCCGATAAGATCGCACGGTTTCGCAAGGATCAACAAAGCTTGCGAACCCGGCATCGGACCGACATATTTGAAGATCGCGCGTTCAATCCCTGGTATTCGAAGCATCACTCGGAGCCAAAGCCGGTTTTTCTAAAACAGCTCCCGGGCGCGCGATGA
- a CDS encoding ABC transporter ATP-binding protein — translation MIQLDRIFKFYRTEGHVKIVLDHVSTVFESGRSYGLMGVNGAGKSTTLRLIAGTELPNSGRIRRSVRVSWPLGFAGGFHPLMTGRENIKFVARAYGEDIRKVIDFVEDFSELGDYVDVPVRTYSSGMMARLAFGLSMAIDFDCYLIDEITAVGDTRFQAKCRDAFNRRRENSDLIMVSHSMQTIKDYCDRGAVVVDGQIIAFESVDKAIEAYNRLNR, via the coding sequence ATGATTCAGCTCGATCGCATATTCAAATTCTACCGGACGGAAGGGCATGTCAAAATCGTCCTCGACCATGTGTCGACCGTCTTCGAAAGCGGCCGTTCTTACGGGCTGATGGGCGTGAACGGCGCGGGCAAATCGACGACGCTGCGGCTCATCGCGGGGACCGAGTTGCCAAATTCAGGCCGGATTCGCCGCTCCGTTCGCGTCTCTTGGCCGCTCGGTTTTGCGGGAGGATTTCATCCGTTGATGACAGGCCGGGAAAACATCAAATTCGTTGCCAGAGCCTATGGCGAAGATATCCGCAAAGTCATCGACTTCGTCGAAGATTTTTCCGAACTCGGCGATTATGTCGACGTGCCGGTCAGGACCTATTCGTCGGGCATGATGGCGCGTCTCGCTTTTGGGCTTTCGATGGCGATCGATTTCGATTGCTATCTCATCGATGAGATCACAGCCGTCGGCGACACGCGCTTCCAGGCGAAATGCAGGGATGCCTTCAACAGGCGCCGCGAAAACTCCGATCTCATTATGGTCTCGCATTCCATGCAGACGATAAAGGACTATTGCGACCGGGGAGCCGTTGTCGTGGATGGTCAAATCATAGCGTTCGAATCCGTCGACAAAGCGATCGAGGCCTATAACCGTTTGAACCGTTGA
- a CDS encoding NAD-dependent epimerase/dehydratase family protein — MKRVLVTGAAGFIGTRATAHLLAKGYEVHAIGRTRPHDDRITFHFADILDIDATRKVMADLQATHLLHLAWNVTPGQYWTAAVNLDWVGASLHLVKAFVMAGGQRAVFAGTCSEYQWGSPRFFELQTPCIPATFYGTAKDALCRLLVGYGVNTGLSVGWGRIFYLYGPGEKPGRLVSDAIQALLRSTPFPTSPGEQMRDFLHVDDVAGAFAALVDCDVQGPVNIGSGMAVPVRTILEKIAALIGHAECLRFGERILPATEPAIVEADTTRLTREVGFLPRYGLDAGLADTIASWKG; from the coding sequence ATGAAACGCGTTCTCGTGACCGGCGCGGCCGGGTTCATAGGTACACGTGCCACAGCGCATTTGCTCGCGAAGGGCTACGAAGTTCATGCGATCGGCCGGACGCGGCCTCATGATGATCGTATCACGTTTCACTTTGCTGATATTTTGGACATAGATGCAACGCGTAAAGTGATGGCAGACCTCCAGGCCACTCACCTTCTGCATCTCGCGTGGAATGTCACGCCGGGCCAGTATTGGACGGCAGCCGTCAATCTCGATTGGGTCGGCGCGAGTCTCCACCTTGTGAAAGCCTTTGTCATGGCTGGAGGCCAGCGCGCGGTTTTTGCCGGCACTTGCTCGGAATATCAGTGGGGCTCGCCCCGCTTTTTTGAACTGCAGACGCCTTGTATTCCTGCGACCTTTTACGGAACGGCGAAAGATGCCTTGTGCCGGCTGCTCGTCGGCTATGGCGTCAATACAGGGCTTTCGGTCGGCTGGGGCAGAATCTTTTATCTCTATGGGCCCGGAGAGAAGCCGGGACGGCTTGTCAGCGATGCGATTCAGGCTCTGTTGCGCTCGACCCCATTTCCGACAAGCCCGGGGGAGCAGATGCGCGACTTTCTTCATGTCGATGATGTTGCCGGCGCGTTCGCGGCGCTCGTCGATTGCGACGTGCAAGGTCCTGTCAATATAGGCTCCGGCATGGCCGTTCCGGTTCGCACGATTCTGGAAAAGATCGCGGCGCTCATCGGCCATGCCGAATGTCTCCGCTTTGGGGAACGGATCCTCCCGGCAACGGAGCCGGCTATTGTGGAGGCCGATACGACGCGCCTGACGCGGGAGGTAGGGTTCTTGCCGCGCTACGGTCTTGACGCCGGCCTTGCCGATACGATCGCGTCGTGGAAAGGTTGA
- the rfbC gene encoding dTDP-4-dehydrorhamnose 3,5-epimerase produces MRFEPLAIPGAYVIKIEPYTDDRGFFARTFCAEEFAGQGLVDHFAQTSISFNARRGTIRGMHFSVEPHAETKIVRCTAGAIHDVIVDLRQGSETYLHSAGIELSAQNRRAIYIPAGLAHGFQVLADATEVLYMIDIPFVAAAARGIRWNDPAIEIDWPEPISVISERDLQFPDWKP; encoded by the coding sequence GTGCGCTTCGAACCTCTTGCAATCCCCGGCGCTTATGTGATCAAAATCGAACCGTATACGGATGATCGCGGCTTTTTCGCCCGGACATTTTGCGCGGAGGAGTTTGCGGGACAAGGCCTTGTCGACCATTTTGCGCAGACGAGCATCTCTTTCAACGCCCGCCGCGGCACGATACGAGGCATGCATTTTTCGGTTGAGCCGCATGCCGAAACAAAGATCGTGCGTTGCACCGCCGGCGCTATTCACGACGTTATCGTCGATCTGCGACAAGGTTCCGAGACCTATTTGCATTCGGCCGGCATCGAGCTCTCGGCACAGAACCGGCGCGCGATCTATATCCCAGCCGGCTTGGCGCATGGCTTCCAAGTTCTCGCGGATGCCACCGAAGTTCTTTACATGATCGATATCCCATTTGTCGCGGCGGCTGCGCGCGGCATCAGGTGGAATGACCCGGCCATCGAAATCGATTGGCCGGAGCCCATCAGTGTTATTTCCGAGCGCGATCTGCAATTTCCCGATTGGAAGCCATGA
- a CDS encoding class I SAM-dependent methyltransferase, whose protein sequence is MTSRTCRACGAELKHTFVDLGLSPLANSYVPAEKAHGGEIFHPLHVYVCDACFLVQLEEFESPDAIFSNYAYFSGFSTSWLRHAEDYVAAMKARFGLGPEHKVVEVASNDGYLLQYFVARDVPVLGIEPARNVAAAAIAKGVPTEVMFFGEANAELLRQSGHAADLMAANNVLAHVPDILDFLGGFHVLLKPEGVATFEFPHLLRLIEHNQFDTIYHEHFSYLSLGTVAGMMKRKGLRVFDVEELPTHGGSLRVFACHEGASHRHEPGVDRVISEERAAGLFDLAGYSAFAKNVVAIKCRTLEFLIKAHDENKVVCAYGAAAKGNTFLNYCGIGPEFVRSVADRSPHKQTSLLPGSRIPVISPEDMLAQQPDYVLILPWNLKDEIAEQLKGIREWGGQFVTAIPSLSIY, encoded by the coding sequence TTGACGTCGCGAACATGCCGCGCCTGCGGCGCAGAGCTCAAGCATACCTTCGTCGATCTCGGCCTTTCGCCTCTGGCGAATTCATATGTGCCGGCCGAAAAAGCTCATGGCGGCGAAATCTTCCACCCCCTGCACGTCTATGTTTGCGACGCATGTTTTCTCGTCCAGCTCGAAGAATTTGAAAGCCCCGATGCCATCTTTTCCAATTATGCCTATTTCTCCGGATTCTCGACGAGCTGGCTTCGCCACGCAGAAGATTATGTCGCTGCCATGAAAGCGCGCTTCGGCCTCGGGCCGGAGCATAAAGTCGTCGAGGTGGCGAGCAATGACGGCTATTTGCTGCAATATTTCGTAGCGCGCGATGTTCCGGTGCTTGGTATCGAACCGGCGCGCAATGTGGCAGCGGCCGCTATTGCCAAAGGCGTCCCGACAGAAGTCATGTTTTTTGGCGAGGCAAATGCGGAATTATTGCGCCAGTCGGGACATGCCGCCGATCTCATGGCAGCCAATAATGTCCTCGCGCATGTGCCGGACATTCTCGATTTTCTCGGCGGGTTTCACGTTCTTCTCAAACCGGAAGGTGTTGCGACATTCGAGTTTCCGCATCTCCTTCGTTTGATTGAACATAATCAATTCGACACGATCTACCACGAGCATTTCTCTTATCTTTCGCTCGGCACGGTCGCCGGCATGATGAAACGCAAAGGTTTGCGTGTCTTCGATGTCGAGGAATTGCCGACACACGGTGGGTCGCTGCGCGTGTTCGCCTGTCATGAGGGTGCTTCGCATCGGCATGAGCCAGGCGTCGACAGGGTCATCTCCGAGGAACGTGCAGCGGGTCTATTCGATCTCGCGGGATATAGTGCCTTCGCGAAAAATGTGGTCGCGATCAAATGCCGGACGCTCGAGTTCCTGATCAAAGCGCATGATGAAAACAAGGTGGTTTGCGCTTATGGTGCGGCGGCGAAAGGAAACACTTTTCTGAATTATTGCGGCATCGGTCCAGAATTCGTCAGGAGCGTTGCCGATCGCTCGCCGCATAAGCAGACGAGTTTGCTGCCAGGAAGCCGCATTCCCGTCATCTCGCCCGAAGACATGCTGGCTCAACAGCCCGATTACGTCTTGATCCTGCCATGGAACCTGAAAGACGAGATCGCGGAACAGTTGAAGGGGATTCGTGAATGGGGCGGCCAATTTGTCACGGCCATTCCTAGCCTTTCGATCTATTAG